One genomic window of Leptospira harrisiae includes the following:
- a CDS encoding M61 family metallopeptidase: MAKEEPEKTLDPTDQSNFLQLDFEVSIFDLFKHYFQVRLRVKTDQPELNFCLPSWTPGSYMIRDYGTHLHKFEVRNSKTNEPIFWEMVDLHKWKLKNLPQEFEISYIIYAFEDFTVRTNYLETEFGFINPPALFLYPEGNLERSSTVRFQVSEYFPYIYSSLTRNQEDPTLFRAENFDELFDSPFQLSKKNSVFFTAGTTKHELLIEGDVSFDFKTKLAEDLKRITETQIEWMMESPNPYYLFVVNLSLPAYGGLEHRASSINYFSPDLISDEEEYKRLLELLSHEYFHLWNIKRIRPIALGPFDYQKPNLTRELWIAEGFTSFYDAYFLFHSGFLSKEEYISKLQSDIFSLEDNEADSWMSLEESSFTAWTKYYKRNGNSHNITVSYYTKGGVLALCMNLFLLKESQERKTIRHVFHKLNEVFVKTKQRGFTKQEFFDTVKDVTGVDLKIEFNEYLENPKPIPIDLYLDIIGIRRIQTDLVGETGFKTKEKNGNLYVQKLLHKSDIDSFDLMLDDEILAINGKRATQTTLQNLEKSLRPGEKFHLILSRAGKIKESMMTASGYHKTRKFVIAEDCTDDRKELRDYFLRNIV; encoded by the coding sequence ATGGCAAAAGAAGAACCTGAAAAAACTTTAGACCCAACCGACCAGTCTAACTTCCTCCAGTTGGATTTTGAAGTTTCCATTTTTGACCTCTTCAAACATTATTTCCAAGTCCGACTACGAGTCAAAACAGACCAACCAGAGTTAAACTTTTGTTTGCCCAGTTGGACCCCTGGTTCTTATATGATCCGCGACTATGGAACTCACCTCCATAAGTTTGAAGTTAGAAATTCAAAAACAAATGAACCAATCTTTTGGGAGATGGTAGATCTCCACAAATGGAAACTAAAAAACCTTCCGCAAGAATTCGAAATTTCATACATTATCTATGCTTTTGAAGATTTTACAGTAAGAACCAATTATTTAGAAACCGAGTTTGGATTCATCAACCCACCTGCTTTGTTTTTATACCCAGAAGGAAATTTAGAAAGGTCTAGTACAGTTCGGTTCCAGGTTTCGGAATATTTCCCATATATTTACTCTAGTTTGACTCGTAACCAAGAAGATCCTACTCTATTTCGTGCTGAGAACTTTGATGAATTGTTTGATTCACCATTCCAATTGAGTAAAAAAAATTCCGTATTTTTTACTGCTGGAACTACCAAACATGAATTACTAATAGAGGGCGATGTTAGTTTCGATTTTAAAACCAAGTTGGCAGAAGACTTAAAACGAATTACAGAAACACAAATTGAATGGATGATGGAAAGTCCAAATCCGTATTATTTATTTGTAGTAAACTTAAGTTTACCTGCATACGGAGGTCTGGAACACAGGGCCTCTAGTATCAATTACTTTAGCCCAGACCTTATATCTGATGAAGAAGAATATAAACGACTGCTTGAACTTTTATCACACGAATACTTTCATCTTTGGAATATCAAACGAATTCGGCCCATCGCCCTTGGTCCATTTGATTACCAAAAACCCAATCTAACACGTGAACTTTGGATCGCCGAAGGATTTACAAGTTTTTATGATGCTTATTTTCTGTTTCATTCAGGATTTCTCTCCAAAGAAGAATACATCTCTAAACTGCAATCAGACATTTTTTCATTAGAAGACAATGAAGCTGATAGCTGGATGAGCCTAGAAGAATCCTCTTTTACTGCATGGACAAAATACTACAAACGAAATGGGAACAGTCATAACATCACAGTCTCTTATTATACAAAGGGAGGTGTCCTTGCTTTATGTATGAACTTATTTTTATTAAAGGAATCACAGGAAAGAAAAACCATTCGTCACGTTTTCCATAAACTAAACGAAGTATTTGTCAAAACAAAACAAAGAGGATTCACCAAACAAGAGTTTTTTGACACGGTAAAAGATGTTACAGGAGTAGATTTAAAAATAGAATTTAATGAATATTTGGAAAATCCAAAACCAATTCCAATTGATCTGTATTTGGACATTATTGGGATCCGGAGGATTCAGACAGACCTTGTAGGAGAAACAGGATTCAAAACCAAAGAAAAAAATGGTAATTTATATGTTCAAAAACTCCTCCATAAATCGGATATAGATTCATTCGATCTTATGTTAGATGACGAAATCCTTGCTATCAATGGGAAACGAGCCACACAAACAACACTTCAAAATTTAGAAAAAAGCCTAAGACCGGGTGAAAAATTCCATCTTATCCTTTCTAGGGCAGGAAAAATCAAAGAATCAATGATGACAGCTTCCGGATATCACAAAACAAGAAAATTTGTGATCGCAGAAGACTGCACAGATGACAGAAAAGAACTAAGAGATTATTTTCTAAGGAATATCGTCTAA
- a CDS encoding magnesium transporter CorA family protein translates to MPALFNYILTPSSKEEVLLDRPLPLSHRHPKHWIHITAENEEKLMFLFQKHDIHQLTIEDILNPNSRIKLEIFPNYIFFVFRGFHFERNQLTQKNFNFILTPNQIISLTLDYRDSIGDIIDQWKVNNKILARGYEFVVHKILDIETDHTLAITQKIEERIEHFEDQIFSNAKSLDISNVYSLRASLLSIKKGMLQNKEVLEDLEKIKNSFFSDEADAFFRDVRDHSLRILELVDSNIESISSALEAHIAISTRKTNEIMKILTIMTAIMLPMSLVAGIYGMNFRHMPTLEWEYGFITALGAMGFLGILMLLYFRIKRWY, encoded by the coding sequence ATGCCCGCTCTTTTTAATTATATTTTAACCCCTTCTAGTAAAGAAGAAGTGCTTCTTGACAGACCGCTTCCTCTCTCCCACAGACATCCTAAACATTGGATTCATATCACTGCTGAGAACGAAGAAAAACTTATGTTTCTCTTTCAAAAACATGATATCCATCAACTGACAATTGAAGACATTCTAAATCCCAACAGTAGGATCAAACTGGAAATTTTTCCTAATTATATATTTTTTGTCTTTCGTGGTTTTCATTTTGAAAGGAATCAACTTACCCAAAAGAACTTTAACTTCATTTTGACTCCAAACCAAATTATCTCTTTAACACTTGATTATCGTGATAGCATCGGTGATATCATTGACCAATGGAAAGTGAATAATAAAATTTTAGCCCGCGGGTATGAATTTGTTGTACATAAAATATTGGATATAGAAACAGATCATACCCTAGCAATCACCCAAAAAATCGAAGAACGAATCGAACATTTTGAAGACCAAATTTTTAGTAACGCCAAATCATTAGATATAAGTAACGTTTATAGTTTGAGAGCAAGTCTTCTTTCAATTAAAAAAGGAATGTTGCAAAACAAAGAAGTATTAGAAGATTTAGAAAAAATCAAAAACAGTTTTTTTAGCGATGAAGCAGATGCCTTCTTTCGAGATGTGAGAGACCATTCCCTCCGCATTTTGGAACTAGTAGATAGTAACATCGAATCCATATCCTCAGCACTAGAAGCTCATATCGCTATTTCCACACGCAAAACAAATGAGATAATGAAAATTCTTACTATCATGACTGCCATCATGTTGCCAATGTCCTTAGTTGCTGGTATCTATGGAATGAACTTCAGGCATATGCCCACTCTCGAATGGGAATACGGATTTATCACTGCGCTTGGAGCGATGGGATTTTTAGGAATTTTGATGTTACTTTATTTTAGAATTAAACGTTGGTATTAA